In one Chitinophaga sancti genomic region, the following are encoded:
- a CDS encoding helix-turn-helix domain-containing protein, which produces MATYTLHECLTVWHSCLLSMSVTICHKTNQDLDFKIFFKCFIGKQVYTFYRFVPILSVSNFGRVGHDKTGLAFDLTVPINTISMNDELKLIQQKLDTLITKLDKIQSRISSLEINSSPPLSLQEAATYLHLSVSRVYTLVYAGRLQTLQHTKRGRHLFSKEHLNQYLYEK; this is translated from the coding sequence ATGGCAACCTACACCTTACATGAATGCCTGACCGTATGGCATTCATGTCTTCTTTCAATGTCAGTGACAATTTGCCACAAAACAAACCAGGATCTTGATTTTAAGATTTTCTTTAAGTGTTTCATTGGTAAACAAGTTTACACTTTTTACCGCTTTGTACCGATTCTTTCCGTTAGCAATTTTGGTCGAGTTGGTCATGATAAAACAGGCCTGGCATTTGATCTTACGGTACCAATAAATACCATATCTATGAATGACGAATTAAAGCTTATCCAGCAAAAATTAGACACATTGATTACCAAACTGGATAAAATCCAGTCCAGAATATCCTCCCTGGAAATCAACTCATCGCCGCCACTTTCATTACAGGAAGCTGCAACTTACCTGCACCTGTCTGTATCAAGGGTTTATACTTTAGTATATGCAGGTAGGCTACAAACACTACAACATACAAAACGGGGAAGGCATCTCTTTTCTAAAGAACATTTAAACCAATATCTATATGAAAAATAA
- a CDS encoding helix-turn-helix domain-containing protein, whose amino-acid sequence MMSNQYPPGLHFGIPEKMQPLVRISTHLPEQFKQYLLSPTSATTYIEAPFGSYITQEIKGQDWLISWQQCFIREKVRLRPSTSSPMLAMYCILKGNISCRLQGQGKIMLIEKEFGIYYIPSHSQNTADLRSGNYEVICISFSPSFFSRFISRHPSFDDIYQQQQKQARRGTTLPAIRMEAPDLKVLDELRHSPLKEEEKVAYVEEKLEELLTLYFNALTPKYLQNGEQAGKLKQVCLYIQHHYHQHLSIADLSGKADMHINTFERAFKELLGVSPRGYIEHLRMKKAATLLSQTTLSIKEISYNTGYRGANYFTAVFRKRYRCSPREYRKNRLS is encoded by the coding sequence ATGATGTCCAACCAATATCCCCCTGGGCTGCACTTCGGGATCCCTGAAAAAATGCAGCCACTCGTACGCATTTCAACTCATTTGCCGGAACAATTCAAGCAATACCTGCTGTCGCCTACTTCCGCTACTACGTATATCGAGGCCCCTTTTGGCAGTTACATTACCCAGGAGATCAAGGGGCAGGACTGGCTGATCAGCTGGCAGCAATGTTTTATCCGGGAAAAAGTACGTCTGCGGCCTTCTACCTCCTCTCCCATGCTGGCTATGTATTGCATTCTGAAAGGTAATATCTCCTGTCGTTTGCAGGGACAGGGTAAAATAATGCTGATTGAAAAAGAGTTCGGTATCTACTACATTCCATCGCATTCTCAGAATACAGCCGATCTGCGTTCCGGCAATTATGAGGTGATCTGTATTTCTTTTTCTCCTTCCTTTTTCAGCAGGTTTATTTCCCGGCATCCATCTTTTGACGACATCTATCAGCAACAGCAAAAACAGGCGCGCAGAGGTACGACACTACCCGCTATCAGGATGGAGGCACCCGATCTGAAAGTGCTGGACGAACTACGACACAGCCCATTGAAAGAGGAAGAAAAAGTGGCCTATGTAGAAGAAAAACTGGAAGAGCTACTCACGCTTTATTTCAATGCCCTGACACCGAAATACCTGCAGAACGGAGAGCAGGCCGGCAAACTGAAACAGGTATGCCTGTACATTCAGCATCACTATCATCAACATCTGAGCATTGCAGATCTGAGCGGGAAAGCAGATATGCACATCAACACTTTTGAGAGGGCTTTCAAAGAGCTATTAGGGGTCAGCCCCAGAGGGTATATCGAACACCTGCGCATGAAAAAGGCAGCAACACTTCTATCACAAACTACACTTAGCATCAAGGAAATTAGTTATAACACCGGCTACAGAGGGGCGAACTACTTCACAGCGGTGTTCAGGAAACGGTATCGCTGCTCTCCAAGAGAATATCGTAAAAACCGCTTATCTTGA
- a CDS encoding SnoaL-like domain-containing protein gives MTTQEIAQQLVAYCAKGEFEKAQTELYAADAVSIEPYATPDFAKETKGLPELQRKIKAFLDGLDAVHSIKVSEPLVVANAISFTIDMDVDMKGQGRMNMAEICVYEVRDGKVISEQFFF, from the coding sequence ATGACTACACAAGAGATCGCCCAGCAACTGGTGGCGTATTGCGCTAAAGGAGAATTTGAGAAAGCACAAACCGAATTGTATGCAGCGGATGCAGTCAGCATTGAACCTTATGCAACCCCCGATTTTGCAAAGGAAACCAAAGGCCTGCCTGAGTTACAGAGAAAGATCAAAGCTTTTTTGGATGGATTGGATGCGGTGCATAGTATCAAAGTGTCCGAACCATTAGTAGTAGCAAATGCTATCTCCTTTACTATCGACATGGATGTGGATATGAAAGGACAGGGAAGAATGAATATGGCAGAAATATGTGTATATGAAGTGAGGGATGGAAAGGTTATTTCCGAACAGTTTTTCTTTTAA
- a CDS encoding gamma-glutamyltransferase family protein encodes MKRICLLVSLFVIASPMMAQQTQKPPLHGKHWMAVTGKPLAATAGAMTFQKGGNAVDAACAMLAATCTMWDVLSWGGETQALIYNPTTKKVIAINSLGVAPTGATPAFFKDKGYNFPPEYGPLAAVTPGTPGGLCLMLANYGKLSLKEVLAPAMEMAAGYPIEAQTANSIERAKERIKGWPYSKAVFLTHPGEKREAPDAGEIFVQKDLLATLTRMVEAEQEALRNHKSRKEAIMAAYDRFYKGDIAKEFVRGCQEQGGLITLNDLAKWKPVEEEPLHVSYRGIEVYKLQAWTQGPAMLQSLNILENFDLKSMGYNSSQYINTVYQTMSLAFADRDFYYGDPAFSPGLPINGLLSKEYAKERAKLINPAQNEPKSGPGDPYAYEGKKNPFTALLKMHNALSDTSVDLNKSFLPKHDAAAILNTPATDQMMAMNDSAYMDRLWRGTTSVEAADEEGWVVSVTPSGGWTPACIAGHTGVGMSQRMQSFVLDSAVCPFNVVAPGKRPRVTLTPSMALKDGKPFLSFAVQGGDTQDQNLLQFFLDIVEFGMTVQQATEAANINTNQLWLSLGGTQAKDRVPHPGEILLNKNTPDSVRTTLIKMGYKPTYGERTSGPVNAIFLDRDHGSLWGGSSNHGEDYGIGW; translated from the coding sequence ATGAAACGAATTTGCCTCCTGGTAAGCCTCTTTGTTATTGCATCGCCTATGATGGCACAGCAAACACAAAAGCCACCCTTACATGGAAAACACTGGATGGCTGTTACAGGTAAACCCCTGGCTGCTACCGCGGGTGCTATGACCTTTCAGAAAGGAGGAAATGCCGTAGATGCCGCCTGTGCTATGCTGGCTGCTACCTGCACCATGTGGGATGTACTCAGTTGGGGTGGAGAAACACAAGCCCTCATTTACAATCCTACAACAAAAAAAGTCATTGCCATCAATTCGCTGGGCGTAGCGCCAACAGGTGCCACGCCTGCATTCTTCAAAGACAAGGGCTATAACTTCCCGCCTGAATATGGCCCACTGGCCGCTGTTACACCAGGTACGCCGGGAGGACTCTGCCTCATGCTGGCTAACTATGGTAAACTCAGTCTGAAGGAAGTACTGGCACCAGCTATGGAAATGGCGGCGGGGTACCCAATAGAAGCACAAACAGCCAACAGCATCGAACGCGCAAAGGAGAGGATCAAAGGATGGCCATACAGCAAAGCCGTTTTCCTTACACATCCCGGTGAAAAAAGAGAAGCCCCTGATGCAGGTGAGATCTTTGTACAGAAAGATTTACTGGCTACACTTACCAGGATGGTAGAAGCAGAACAGGAAGCACTGCGTAATCATAAAAGTCGTAAAGAAGCGATCATGGCAGCGTATGATCGTTTTTACAAAGGTGATATCGCAAAAGAATTTGTAAGAGGATGCCAGGAGCAGGGAGGCCTGATCACACTGAATGACCTGGCTAAATGGAAGCCTGTAGAAGAAGAACCATTACATGTCAGTTACCGTGGTATCGAGGTATATAAATTACAGGCATGGACACAAGGACCTGCCATGCTGCAAAGCCTGAATATCCTGGAAAACTTCGACCTGAAAAGTATGGGCTACAATTCTTCCCAATACATCAACACCGTATACCAGACCATGAGTCTTGCCTTTGCAGATCGTGATTTCTACTATGGGGATCCCGCTTTTTCGCCCGGCTTACCCATAAATGGTCTGCTGAGCAAGGAGTATGCAAAGGAGCGTGCAAAACTAATTAATCCTGCCCAAAATGAGCCTAAATCAGGTCCGGGTGATCCTTATGCTTACGAGGGCAAAAAGAATCCGTTCACAGCTCTTTTAAAGATGCACAATGCATTGTCTGATACTTCTGTCGATCTGAATAAAAGTTTCCTGCCAAAACACGATGCTGCGGCTATCCTGAACACGCCTGCTACTGACCAGATGATGGCAATGAATGATAGTGCCTATATGGATAGATTATGGAGAGGTACCACCAGCGTGGAAGCTGCTGATGAAGAAGGCTGGGTGGTATCTGTAACCCCGAGCGGTGGCTGGACCCCGGCCTGCATAGCAGGGCATACAGGAGTAGGCATGAGCCAGCGGATGCAATCATTTGTATTGGATTCTGCGGTTTGTCCTTTCAATGTGGTGGCTCCCGGTAAGCGCCCCCGTGTTACCCTCACACCCAGTATGGCGCTGAAAGACGGGAAGCCGTTTTTATCATTCGCAGTACAGGGAGGCGATACCCAGGATCAGAACCTCTTACAGTTCTTCCTCGATATAGTCGAATTCGGGATGACGGTGCAGCAGGCCACTGAAGCGGCAAACATCAACACGAATCAACTCTGGCTTTCCCTCGGCGGTACCCAGGCCAAAGATCGCGTACCACACCCGGGAGAGATTTTACTGAACAAAAATACCCCTGATAGTGTGCGTACAACCCTGATCAAAATGGGTTACAAACCGACTTACGGAGAGCGTACAAGTGGCCCTGTAAACGCTATTTTCCTGGACAGGGATCACGGTAGCCTTTGGGGTGGTAGCAGCAACCATGGAGAGGATTATGGCATTGGCTGGTAA
- a CDS encoding L-aspartate oxidase: protein MKNKLKAIPKNSNAIETDSLSEKVSLQQLRAIWNDEHRSYTDDELLKIRDWLYSVAKMVIAVSQRMEKEYTLIKQQQIQEHENTQSYPLCQSEYRRAS from the coding sequence ATGAAAAATAAATTAAAAGCCATTCCCAAAAACTCCAATGCTATAGAAACGGATAGCTTATCTGAAAAAGTTAGCCTGCAACAATTGAGAGCAATCTGGAATGATGAACACCGCAGTTACACAGATGATGAATTACTTAAAATCAGGGACTGGTTGTATTCGGTAGCGAAGATGGTAATTGCCGTCAGCCAAAGAATGGAAAAGGAATATACACTAATTAAACAACAGCAAATACAAGAGCATGAAAACACGCAAAGCTATCCTTTATGTCAGAGTGAGTACAGACGAGCAAGCTGA